Proteins from one Staphylococcus sp. IVB6214 genomic window:
- a CDS encoding ABC transporter ATP-binding protein — protein sequence MSEHILEVKDLHVSFDITAGEVQAVRGVDFYLDKGETLAIVGESGSGKSVTTKAITKLFQGPTGKIKKGQIIFDGEDLTQKSEKELMKLRGKEISMIFQDPMTSLNPTMKIGKQVMEPIIKHIGLSKSEAKKRAIELLKLVGLKNVEKRFNAYPHQFSGGQRQRIVIALALACEPKILIADEPTTALDVTMQAQILDLMKELQQKIDTAIIFITHDLGVVANVADRVAVMYGGQMIETGNVDEIFYDPRHPYTWGLLSSMPDLETEGDTELLAIPGTPPDLVHPPKGDAFAARSEYALAIDFKEAPPWFSVSPTHFVRSWLLDERAPVVDPPPIVKRKQREMPNNFDKPERVERVSF from the coding sequence ATGTCTGAACATATTTTAGAAGTGAAAGACTTGCATGTTTCCTTTGATATTACAGCAGGGGAAGTGCAAGCAGTTCGTGGCGTGGATTTCTATTTAGATAAAGGGGAAACACTTGCCATTGTAGGTGAATCTGGATCAGGTAAGTCAGTAACAACGAAAGCCATCACGAAGTTGTTTCAAGGTCCAACTGGCAAGATAAAAAAAGGACAAATTATATTCGATGGTGAAGATTTAACGCAGAAATCAGAAAAAGAATTAATGAAATTACGTGGGAAAGAAATTTCAATGATTTTCCAAGATCCGATGACATCATTAAATCCTACAATGAAAATTGGCAAACAAGTGATGGAGCCAATTATTAAGCATATCGGTTTAAGCAAATCAGAGGCTAAAAAACGTGCGATTGAACTCCTGAAGTTAGTAGGTTTAAAAAATGTTGAAAAACGATTCAATGCTTATCCACATCAATTTTCGGGTGGGCAACGTCAACGTATCGTTATTGCATTAGCATTAGCGTGTGAGCCTAAAATCTTAATTGCCGATGAACCGACAACAGCACTTGATGTAACAATGCAGGCACAAATTTTAGATTTGATGAAAGAGTTACAGCAAAAAATTGATACAGCAATAATTTTCATCACACATGACTTAGGTGTTGTTGCCAATGTCGCTGATCGAGTTGCTGTGATGTATGGTGGACAAATGATTGAAACAGGCAATGTCGATGAAATTTTCTATGATCCACGTCATCCATACACTTGGGGTTTATTATCATCAATGCCTGATTTAGAAACAGAAGGGGATACGGAATTATTAGCTATCCCTGGGACACCGCCTGACTTAGTACACCCACCTAAGGGAGATGCATTCGCAGCGAGAAGTGAATATGCATTAGCAATTGATTTTAAAGAGGCACCGCCATGGTTTAGTGTCTCTCCAACACATTTTGTACGTTCATGGTTGCTGGATGAGCGCGCACCAGTCGTTGATCCACCACCGATTGTAAAGCGAAAACAACGTGAAATGCCGAATAATTTCGACAAACCAGAGCGTGTAGAAAGGGTGTCGTTTTAA
- the opp3C gene encoding oligopeptide ABC transporter permease: protein MTKDLHHLPKDDPSSATMAQTTGVMHEDFVRTGTPDLNQQALQREGRTFWQDAWTQLTHNKLAVVGMIGLLIILLLALIGPLLNSHGYAEQDVERRNLPPKVAVLDKVPFLPFDGSGVEGNAYENAKVKENFWFGTDQLGRDLWTRTWKGAQVSLFIGFVAAVLDIFIGVIYGAISGYFGGRVDDVMQRVIEIISSIPTLIVVILFVLIFEPSIWTIILAMTITGWIGMSRVVRGEFLKLKNQEFVLASRTLGTSDLKLIFKHILPNTLGAIIVTSMFTVPNAIFFEAFLSFIGIGVPAPQSSLGSLVNEGRAMLLIHPHELFIPALILSLLILFFYLFSDGLRDAFDPKMRK, encoded by the coding sequence ATGACGAAAGACTTACATCATTTACCAAAAGATGACCCATCAAGTGCAACGATGGCACAAACAACAGGTGTGATGCATGAAGATTTCGTACGTACAGGCACGCCAGACCTTAATCAACAAGCGTTGCAGCGTGAAGGACGTACGTTTTGGCAAGATGCATGGACACAACTAACGCATAACAAACTCGCAGTTGTAGGTATGATTGGACTATTGATTATCTTACTACTGGCTTTGATTGGTCCTTTATTGAACAGTCATGGTTATGCAGAACAAGATGTAGAACGTCGTAATTTACCACCTAAAGTAGCGGTTCTTGATAAGGTGCCATTCCTTCCATTTGATGGTTCAGGTGTAGAAGGAAATGCATATGAGAATGCAAAAGTAAAAGAAAACTTCTGGTTTGGGACAGACCAATTAGGTCGTGATCTTTGGACACGTACATGGAAAGGTGCGCAAGTATCATTATTTATCGGTTTTGTCGCAGCTGTTCTTGATATCTTTATCGGAGTGATATACGGCGCGATTTCTGGATACTTCGGTGGCCGTGTAGATGATGTCATGCAACGTGTTATTGAAATTATTTCATCTATTCCGACATTGATTGTTGTAATTCTTTTCGTATTAATCTTTGAACCATCGATTTGGACAATTATTTTAGCGATGACCATTACAGGATGGATTGGTATGAGCCGTGTTGTTCGTGGAGAATTCTTAAAATTGAAAAACCAAGAATTCGTATTAGCATCACGCACACTTGGTACATCAGACTTAAAATTAATTTTTAAACATATTTTACCGAATACATTAGGTGCAATTATCGTAACATCAATGTTTACAGTACCAAATGCGATCTTCTTCGAGGCATTCTTAAGCTTTATCGGTATTGGGGTTCCGGCACCACAATCTTCACTCGGTTCATTAGTAAATGAAGGTCGTGCGATGTTACTTATCCACCCTCATGAATTATTTATTCCAGCACTCATTTTGAGTTTATTGATCTTATTTTTCTACTTATTCAGTGACGGTCTACGCGATGCATTCGACCCTAAAATGCGTAAATAA